Genomic segment of Corticium candelabrum chromosome 16, ooCorCand1.1, whole genome shotgun sequence:
GTAGACGAGATCGCCTTCACCCGCAAATTTACATCTACAGAAATTTAGCGaaactctaattaattaaacaccacACCTCTTGCTAGGCCGGTCGATCTTACAACGCGCTAACTGGCTCCATTGTTGGTGAAATTTGTGAAGAATTTGCCATAGCGGGCAGCATCCAAGGATTCCAAGTGCCTTAAAATTTCTCGAGAACACGATGTAATCCAAACTGCGGTGCAGGTATCCTATCACGTGATGCGAAGTTTCGTGGGCCTTGTCGGCTCACAAGGGACGAAATGCACTTGACGGAGATACACGCAGTCTCTAGTTATGTTTTGATTTATGTTTGTAGGGTCTACTTGCTACATGTTTGGTGTTGGTGAACTGTCGTGCAAAATTATGATCACATCACACATCTGTTTGTACCTGCTCACGTGCAACGGAACAGGAAGTATTCGCCGGTGGTAACTATCAGCACAAGAATGCTCGTATCGTTTACTTACGCCAGTTTGCTGGTTCGGGTTCGAGGTGCacttgctgctgtagacatggtAAATTCTACACAAGTTTTGCCAACAGTGGAGCCAGTTAGCGCATTGTAAGGCTGTAACAATCTTGTACACAACTAAGGTGGGTGTTGTTGTGATATTCTTTTGTACAGATGTGAATTCGCGACGGATGGTGATTCCATCTACACATTTGGAGGCATAGGGGTATGCAAGAGGCTTTATTTTGTATCGTACTGTAAATGGAAACTAAATTTAGAATGTTGGTTCGTTTGTTTCAGTGTGGCTTGATGATGCTGATTATGCTGTCGCAAAATAGGGTCAGTCTCTGGCCGAGTGTTCTTGGTGGGAGACCAGGATTAGTGATGTAAGATGTAgacttgtacatgtacagactGTTGATACGCAGTCTATATCTGCACGCTGTGCATCCTTGTCGTTTCTTTTATTTGTTCAGACCAGTCAATTTGTTGGAAGGCCGCTCTAATCGATTTTCCTACATTGCTGCATTCTGCGCAATGGTTGGTGCTCTCATCAATTTGGTTTTTAATGCTATCGCTTTCACAGGATCCGAACCTTGGACACAAAGTACTTTTTGATATCTGGAATATTGATTGCAATGACTTGATAAATCTGACAGACCCAGGATCCAGAAGACTCAGAATTTATTCTCTTAACTTCATGCGGTGTATGCACACTCATTCATTCTAGATTGTGAAGTAGTATGTAGGGTGAAACCAGTCAACTTCTCTCTTTCCCTAATTCACAAGTCCAATTTTTGCTGCGAAACAAACGCACACCAAATggtaatgttaattaataaatttaccaAAAGTTGAATGGTGAATTTGCTTCTTAAGCACTCTTCTGGATCCAAGTCTGCACGAGTCTGTATTGAATATGATTGTTATGTTTCTTGTAGCCCTACGAGCAATTGCCTTGGTATTTCTTATCTCAATTTCATATGCTGTTATTGTAACTGGGATTGATGCACCTGTCAAACTTGTTGGCTATACCATTGGTTTGGTCTATAGCATTGTGATGTAATGTAACAATTGTATAAATTGTGCATTGCAGAAGTTGATTACTTTCTACGTTTACAGCATTTCGGTAAATTCTGCCATTGTAGTACAGTGCAATAATGGAATATTTGGAATTGCACCAACTGTAAGTATCTATTTACAGTATTGTTTGCACTTGTTACTACAGTTACTGTAATGCTTTGCCTTCTAGGTGCTTTCTCAACTTCCTTCCTTATTCTTATTGTATCTTATCTGTTGGTATGCATATAAGTTAGTGAAAGAGCTATGTACAATTACACAAAAAGGTTCTGGTTTACCTTTGGATCAACACAGAGTTCCTATTGAATGGAAGTATGTGAAACAAAGAATGTGCAGGTTTGGCTGAACATGTCTAGTTTATGGTTTCTGCACAACGTTTACCTCCTTGATTGTTACATATTTTGTAGGAAGCTAGATGACACTTCTGGCTTGCCCTCTACATGGTATGCTCGATTTATCAATGGCATCAGATATCACTGGGATCCGAGTAAGCTGTTGTCAATACGTGGTGCAGGGGAAACTTTTACAACTGAATTGCTCAATCAGCATTTAGGTACTCTACTAGGATGCTAGTAACTACATCGATTGCAGCAGTGGCATTGTGGGAGGTATACAGTCAAACCACATTACAAGTGGCTTGTTTCTAGCACAAATATATAGACTCTGGTCTGTAGTAAATTGGTGCTCATTTTGTTCATTATTACTGCTTACAGTTGGCTGTGGCTTCATTTGCTACTGGTATACACCTCCATGGCTCCATACATGATCTAGCAGACAGCCTGAAAAGTGCTACAAGCAATGCAGGCCCTAACAATTCTGTAAAGGTGTATTATGATAATTTGGTTGACTTCATTGCTGACAGCATTCCCGGTGAGACAGGAATAAGCATTATATTTCACAGTCGATTGATGGTCTAATTTTGTCACGTAGATAGTTACCTTACTGCAGTTACATTGACCACTTTAATTACAGCTGCCCATTTGCTTCATATTCTAGCTTGCTACAGGTTAGTACCATGTAACTGTGATCTATAACAAAATTATTTATGTAATTGAACTCAGTAATTTTGATGCAGAAAACATATGAAGCGTTTGTATCGTGGAGACAGGTCGTTTCTACCTCGAGCACAGCCCCAGCCAGTGGGACTAATGGTGTGTCTGATTCTGATGTGTAAGACTAATAGCAATGTGTGATAATTGACTGATTATTCTAACCGACTAGACTGCATCAATGAGGTATTCTGGGTATCAGATTGGCTACATGCTGTGGGGTGAGCAAACAAGCTGcattttttgattttgtcaTCAACGTGTTTTTATTCAATGTGCTGCAGGATTTGTCCTACAgtcttttgtcttctttcttgtATTCCTGGTAATagaatttttgtttttctttgacATTGTGTCATTTGGTGATCTCGTACTTCAATTTTTGTAAGGAAGAAGTGAATTGTAGTGTGTTTAGATCGTATGTTATGTCTAATACTAATAAAATGTGTATAGACCCACTATTGTATTTACCATCTTGTTGTTTATTGCTCAATTCCTTCTGGCCAAGTATGTGCTTCTGACAGATTATGGAAAATATGTAAACATTTCCAACAGGTACTGCCAACTATTAATAATGACTGTGTCACCACACCCATAATATATCCTGTTGTGTTTACCAGGCGTTTGTTCCATTCTATCTCATTCTTCTCTTTTTTCTACAATGCTCTTATTGGCTTGTTCTCTTGCCTGAGACGCATTCTAACAGGACTTGTGTTAGGTCTTCTACTTATTGACCGCCTTGATCGTTGCACTCTACCTAATGGTTGGGAAGGCTTTGATCCAGGTTTGTAGATCGCATGAGACTGTGATGGTACAGTACTAGTTATATTTGTCATTATTTAGGATACAGGAGTTATGTTGGCTACCTTCTTTTGGAGCACTCATACTCCAACCCATACCTTGTCACGTTTTTGTACTTACTTCGAAGAAAAGATTGTTCTCGGGCTACTGTAGATGAAGGTGAGTAATTGCTCGTGGTTTCATGCAAACTTAGTGTTGTAGTCGTGATCTGGAGTGTTTGTCAGTTGAACTTTATGGTGTGCACTCAAACACAAGCCAATTTTTGAGCTACCGATCAAGGATTACTCGTAACAGATGGTTGGTTGCATACACTTTGATTAACAACCCAAGTCTATTAAAATATCGAGATCATAGAGTAGACAAACTGGAACATGCCATGTTGCTAACCAGAAGCTTCAGCTTGAGTCATGATGCAACCCAGTCTAGATCCACTGAAAAATTGGTTACGACAGCAGAAGATGAACTTGCCTAGTACAACTATGAATTCTGACAATCTTTAGTAGATGTAACTAAGTAAGTTTCCCATTGCAGTTTTTGCATTTAATTTTTGAACTCTAAGCCAACATTAAGGAAAGGTGATTTGCTAATGGTTTACTTTGAATTTAGCAAGCATGCTCAGGAGATCAGGCTTAATGTTTTAGAGGTAAACAGTTTGGCAACAGTAAAGAGATATTTGTAATTACAGGTGGTTCTGAACAAATTATCCACTTGccaagtttgtgtgtcttaCCTAGATGACAGTTGCAATggttagcctcgtaccagaccctctcgtgcCGTTGTGCTCGGTTCCCATATAACACGGCAACAATGGTCATGCTAGACATCAATAGATTCGTACTTGAGTGATACTACAATATAGTGTATACTGAATTCGAATgctataataaatattattgtCATTTCTACAACTAGTTTGAGTGCAAACCAACCATCCGATAGCTGTTACTAATCTGTCCTTTAGCATCTGATAAAATCTGTCCTCTCTGGCCAGTTGTGTTTTACTCCACAGGACGGATTAATTTAACACGGTGACAGCCTTTGTCAGATACATCTATAAAACTATTTGTCTTATGCCATTCAACTAATTCAAACAGAGTCTTGAAATAAATTGGCAGTTCACTGGACTCTAAGTACAACCGCTGATCTTCTTTCATAAGAATCCTAATGTTAGAAATTTCACCTTGAACTCTAAAAGAAATTGTGTTTATTAACTCCGTGCACTTCAGTGACTGTAACAACTGCTGTACTTACATAACCATAAGCGTGTGCCTATGGAACTTTTCTTCTTGTGATTTTGGAAGACGCTGCCGAATCAAGTAGGTACCGTCTTTTGCCCTGTATAATTTCCTTGTTCCTTGTTCTCTGTAAGAGAAGACACTTGAGTAAGTTGTAGTGACTATCACAAGATGGAAAAACCTTGACAAAAATTCGTAGTAGCCAGGGAATATGTTGACTGGATGAAGAGAAACTGTGCTAGACCTATTGATGGGTTGTTGAACTGCTTGGTATTCCACTGTATGATGTGCTCGTACGATATCCCATTGTTCAGAGGCCTCATCAAGATAAGAATCGTCTCTAGACTTGCGGTCATTGCTTGCAGTGGCACTAGTAGACTTAGACAGATTGCCTTTTCTATGACAACCTGCAGTACAGGATTTCCTCAATGTCTGTCTTGGTGGCTGAACCTCTCTTTTATCCAATGCATTACATCTTTCTCTTAGTGGTGGATCAGTTTCCAGCATTTCTGCAACAATGCACTACTGTTTACATAAACAACTACCCACAAACTTTGTCCACcagtttgtctgcctgctgcATGCAGGTGCATCTTCAAAATTTGGCGGTTATTATTATCGTTAAAATTAACCTGATTTGGTCTGGCCACACCCACTGTATGCATGGAGGTAGAAGAAATTTCAGCCACAATTCCTTGACACTATCCATCATTAAAAAAGAGCCAATGCGTCTGTCCCCTTTGAGCGTCCGTTTTGGAATGATTAGATTCTCTCTATTCCAGAATTGACAGGAAtagagtcccgtatctagTTTCGGATACCGGCTAGATTCGGACGAGAGATCTAAGTCCAACGCAATTGTGTAAGGATGAAATACAGGGCAACGTAGAGACGTTAGGTaactattctgcatgttcacactagccatgcagtgttcatggcgactatcctgttcacagcgactattctgttcacggcgTCTACGACTATTCTATTCACCGCGGGTACGTATTCTGTTCATGGGCGACTGTTCTAGCTGTTCACAGCGACTGTTCTAGCTGTTCACAGCGACTGttctgttcacgtgaacagaaaAGTCCcccgtgaacaggatagtctcCGCTATAGGAATGTGCGTATTACAACTAATAATTTTCTGATTGTCCATGAGTGATTACGTAATTCCTAGATAGGTATGATATCTATACTGTATAGTGTCTGTGAGAGAAAGTTGGCAAATGGTTGGAAGAAGTTGGTGAATTTACAGCAACTACAGTGTTCTCTGTATAGTGCAATGCATAGTAAGTCGTGTTGGTAACAGGGATCGATGGTAAGCAAGCAGCAGCAAGTCATCTAGGGTAGGGAAATTAATTGAGGATTGAAACTGTGATCTAGCATTACTATTTTCCtcatacacaacaaacaagaacacattttataatatttaaattgtgtgtctgtgtgaatTTTAAATGTATAGTTCTGTATGTCCTTTATTTATTATAGTATGGTACTCATATGTATGAATTTCTTTCACGCCTATTGTTGAAGGCATACAGTATCCTCAGTTAAATAACTATATCATACAGAAATTGCTATGCATCGATCAATCTTAGAAACAGATTAAAAAAAGTCTAGTGTTTTAGTGTGGGGGAGGTTGCATATGCTATTGTGCGCCCATAAAAAAGCACCAAAGGCAGATCAAGTTTCcaacagccacagaagcaacATTTCTCAGACATGAGATACACCAATGGGATAGACACAATTATGACATGAGTTAGGTACACTTATGATATGAGTTAACTCATGTCATAATTGTGTCTACGCCATTGGTGTATCTCATGTCTGAGAAATGTTGCTCCTATGGCTGTTGGGAACTCGATCTGCCTTTAGTGCTTTCTTGATGGGCACACAATAGCCTATGCAATCTCCCCCACACTCAAAACACTAGACTTTTTTTGAATCTGTATCTAAGATCGATCGATGCGTAGCAATTTCTGTAtgattgccgagcgtagcgaggcttctaatccgggttgcacaacagaaatgggtgtggtcctatatggctctccatcgagcttttggtatatatgtgtgtgtgtgtgtgtgtgtgtgtgtgtgtgtgtgtgtgtgtgtgtgtgtgtgtgtgtgtgtgtgtgtgtgtacacaaatctcaaatttctcctccccacgaccacacttcatgataggacctaccttaaaaaatcgtttccgtgtccgactacagatgagtgtAAGAACGATTTGTGCAAGTGACCGAACGGCGGAGAAAACGCTTCATAACCTTCTGCCACCCCATCCTTTGTATtatagctagggactgtgtgtacttgacaaacaagaaacaccttcaggagttgaatgccacctacagtcaactattcacatgtCCAAAACTTACAGTATggtcaatcctttactacactgtgctgcatctaacactgttgatagtcaatgttttctgatatcaatttctatgtcagtaaatacgtATACCATAGCACTGTTGTTACAATGGAACtaagtgcatacctagactgtacatttcaattgtcttgatcacgatcgcaaaacgacgactacctataacaggcctatatacgtaatctagactactagcaagtttgcatgtttacttccataaCAGCTAGGgttcaacaaatacatattgtctagctaggactctgCATTTCATTCAGTAGACgatctgaaaactccgttggacgtgttactcacaaacgcAAGgtgcctacggataccgtaaaactagTATAGAAATAGGACAAACTGTACATTTACaattcacacacaaaacacacacacacacacacacacacacacacacacacacacacacaatttaaatattataaatgtGTTCTTGTTCATTGTAAGGAACATAGTAATGCTAGATCACAGTCTCAATCTTCAATTAATTTCCAAGAATAGTCAccatgaacagaatagtccccgTTATAGCGGAGACTATCCTATAcctgaacagaatagtccctgcTATAGGGGAGACTCACCTGGGACTTTTCTGATCATGTGAACAGAGTAGTCGaccgtgaacagaatacgCTGTGGACAGCTAGAACAGTCGCTCGTGAACAGAATATGTAGTCGCTGTGAATAGAATAGGTGCCGTAAACAGGATATAGTCACCATGAACAGATAGTTGCCTGTGAACACTGcatggctagtgtgaacatgcaaaatagtcgccgtgaacagaatagtctgTGAACAGAACAGCcgctgtgaacaggatagtcgccgtgaacacTGCATGGCTAGTTGGACTCTATCCAGTCCTCTTCCTCATGCacactccacgtgttttaacaggtgctttttgttccactatccagaggaggactgggtaggAGTCTaatggctagtgtgaacatgcagaatagtccCCGCTGTATCTGTTCACAGGGGACTTTCTTGTTCACCAGTGACTTCCTGTTCAAGGGGGACCTCCTGTGACTGTTTTGTTCACGTGACACGGGACAGTCCCTGCTAGggtgggttcaaattgcgtgaacagaataggaccTAATATGAATAGATCAGAATTGCGTTGGACCAAGATCTCGCGTCCGAATCTAGCCGTTCCGAAActagatacgggactctaCGCAAGACCATTCCAAATGCAGAATTACACACGCGCGTGGGTTGCAATCTGAACGCATAGAAATTGAAGCATTTGTCTAGACCTATAGCTTATTGTTCAGCGTGTCACGCATTGTTGTTTGCCTACTAAATTGCGTCATCTTTCATTTTCGGTCACATGCGCGCATACCTCCTGTCCGGTATAGGCTAGCTACGTCATGATCCGTAGAGCGCATGGTACACGCACCTGCTAAGTCTCTTCTTCCCAACTTCACGAACGCGTCGTGAAGTTCTTCCGATGACGCACAATCTCCCTTCATCTTCTTCCATTGCTCCAACATCTCGACGGACATAGTTTCCAGACTTCTAGTGTTGCGGTCTTGAATCGACTGCAGACTGGCATTCCTGATTCCAAGATAAATCCCGCATAGGTACCAATCTCGTCCCATTTCTTTCCCAAGTAAAGCAATAGTACGTCCGTCAATAGGGCGGAGCACTGGAAGTGACAGGACAACAATCTACATGACGATAAAGACAACACAGCGCAGGAACTCTGGGTAGGACTTACATGGAAATTGCTCTTGGTGATAATATGGCGCTAATCTGTAGTTAGACATGCTTACCATGCTTCATGAGGACCGACCAACAGAGTGAGTGGCGTACAGGCAACGGACGGAACAGAACACCTTACACATGCGCGGCTAATCTCTTACCTAATTAGATAAAAAACTTTCCCTCTCTACGTGTAGTCCTACCTAAATTTTAAGGTGGCTAATCTGGCTAACAAGAAATCTAGAAAGATGTGGTACTTTGTATACGTAGTTGCGAGCATTTTCACTCGATCTGATGTTTGGACATTGAAACTCGAGTCGGACATCCCCTACGTCAAATATGACGTAAGGTTACCTAACTAATAGTATTGCATATCCCGGTGCAACGTACTACTTTTTTTAGCAGACGCACACGCAAGCGCAGACGTCCCGTCCACGCGAGGTTGTGTGAGGATTTCCATTCAAATGGCGGGTGCTGAAACATCGTCGTTTACTCAGGTTTGCGAATTTAGGATATTTACAGCTTCGGTTATTGAAAGGGGGTGTATGGATGCCGTGTTTTCCGTTTAGGGCTGTTTTTTGTTCGAAGCGCGTCGTTGCAATTCTACGAATTCGAACGGCGAAGGCTTTCCGAAGTTACAAGGTGAATCGAACGAGTTTGCTAATGCTCGTCTGACTGCACACAAATCTTGCTTATTGGTTCTCAACAGAAAACTGGAGGTAGAactaaactaattaattttacgGTTGATTGATGAAGCATTGACAATTTGTGAGATTAGTGTTAATTTGTTGTCTTGGCTAGGATGTTATGAGTGCTGCTCATAACCACGTGATTACAGGTGTTGTTTCTTTGGTGTTGAAGAGTTATAGTGATGAAGTGAACAGAGGGAGGACTGACGTGCCAGTTGCAGCTGTAGTGTCAGGTAGGCAAGGAATACTAGATAGTAAAGGGTCAGGtcatagtctgtctgtctgtctgtgtctgtctgcctgtctgtctgtttgtctgtgtctgtctgtctgtgtgtatcagtctgtctgtctgtcaataataTATTTGGAACATTGAAgtctactttaattaattaacaatcagcTAACTAAGAGGTCTGtccgttcatctgtctgtctgtctgtctgtctgtctgtctatctgtttgtctgtctgtctgtctatctgtctgtctgtctgtttgttcgtctgtcaaTTCATACagttttatacatcaaagctaataccaGTGGTTACTCTGTTGCCAATACTTTGGTGACAGAAATTAATTTACAGCCCTTCTTCGTATGTGACGTAGGCTGCTGTTTTACTCACTTCTATCAAGAAAAGCAAACTGCTTACATgtacatttattgatttctcACAGCATCGGTCTCTAGGGATGAGGATCAACATGCATGGGAGTCGTCACTGACAATGACAGAACTGTCATGCAAACAGATGTATTCACTTATCTCTTAGGTTAATGCGTGCAGTTTCTTGTATCTTTTAGTGTTTGGTTGCATATTTATCTAAGCATTTAGCAAGTATGAAAATAAAGTTGTTTCTACTTTTTAGGTGTTACTTGTACTGAAAGCTTGGGACCATTAGATCTGTTGATAAAGTGTATTCGCCAGCATGTCACTCCTCACATTGCAACACTCTCATCTAAAGACTGTCAGAGTGCGATTATTGTATACAAATACAGTAACAATATAAAGTATAGATATTTGTGTTATTATCTTATAGATATGAAGACTTTAATGAAACATTTTGCCGCTCAGCTTATttcagatgatgatgatgagcaGGTATGTAATCTAATGTTGTGTagacttacacacacacacacacacacacacacacacacacacacacacacacacacacacacacacacacacacacacacacacacacacacacacacacacttaattgcacatgcacaataattttttgttaGTCTACAGATGAAGCTTCTGATTTAGAAGAGGAGGCTTTTATATCTGCGCCTAACAAGAAAGTGACTAAGCACAGTAATTTCTCTATGCCTGTACTCTCTGCATGGTATCAAGAAACAGGCAGTATGTGCAGGATCAGAGAGGACTTAACAGGTTGTAAAGATGTTCATGTACATATGTTTAGTATGACATCGATGAACAAACTTTTCTTTCTTCAGGAGCATCTCCACCTGTAGTTGTAGTGTTGGAGGACTTTGAGGGCTTTCACTCTGTTGTACTGGGAGATTTTCTCCAAATTTGCAGGTTAGCATTTTGGCAAAACAAGAAATCAAACATTTTGTTATCATACATCTATTATGTTGCTAATAGTCGTTATGTGGACAAATTGCCACTTTTTATTATTTTGGGAATTCAGACGTCGGTCAGTGTTATTGACGAATGTCTTTCTCGATCTTCATTATCAGTGTTACGACTGGAAGTTTTTCAATGTATATCAGCATCAATGCTGTTTGATCAATTTGTTGACAAGGTTTGAAAGATTGATTGAAACGATGCGTGACACGAAGTTGACAACAATGTTTCAGGTGCTTTTCAGTCCAGACTTGCCTTTCAAGATTGGACACAATCTTTTGCAAGAACTCGCTGAACAGTTCTTATTCTACACCCATTCTATACATCAAGTCAACAAGGGACTTCAGGTTGGTGATCAGATAAGGTGGTTTGTAATTTATCTAATGTAAGAATGCAATAGGTAGCGATGCTTGAGCATTTTTCAAAGATGCCGGCTAGTATGCTTTGTCAGTTTGATGTGCTGAATGATAAGACGAAACAGCAAGCAATACTTGAAGAGTTATCACATGAACAGCTAGATCAGATCAGATCACTGAGATCTTTCAGAAAGTACATATACTCGTGTTTTAACGTGGACAATGAAGTGCATGTATATGTGCTGTGTGAAAGGTTTGTAGAAGAATCAACTCCTCTGGAGCAGAAAATCTTGCTGCTGGATGACAATCATGCAAAGGTATACGTGTGTAAGTGGCAAGACTTAATGTGGAACTTAATAGGGAACTGAACTGTGtcatgtgtgatgtgttgtagTTTTTTTGTGTTGGAATGAATGTGTATTTTAAGTTAATGGTTACCTCACATATTCAAGATTTAATGTATTGATTTTGGTGATGTTTTTGTAATGATTTACACAGTAAAGCATGTGAGTAAGTGACACAGGCATGCGCAGTTGTTAAGTGGGTCTAATTCTATTGTAATGATGGCATACATGCACTTATTCCTTCTGATGCCATTTTCAGAAGACAGTTGTCACACTGCTAGATGATGTGTCTAATTATCAGATCAGACACCATGTAGGCACAAGGTGCTTACACCACCTAACTTCGAAACTACCAAAGAGTTTGCTGGGCAACAAGGCAAGAAATGTTAATCTTAATCTAATTTGTTGACAAGCACTCTGACATTACTTTTGTGATGTGGTGCAGCTGTGGGAGCTTTATGTTGCTGTACAAACACCAGAGCTAACTATGGAAAAGAAGTTGCAGAGAACTATTGATCTGTTAAGGTATAACATACTTGATTATCCTTAGTTAATATAAGATCGTCTCATTTTGTAACTATGTGTCGGTAGACAAGCCAGTAGCGAGGTCATTGTGGAATGGCTTGAgccttgtctgtctgaattGAAAACTGCTTCAGAGAGGTGGAGTTTAATGAACACATTATATATAGGGGGACTATAAGTTGGGAGTTTTGTCTGATACAGTATTGGTTTGAAAAATGATGAGGTGGAACTTAACCAGAGAATTGAAGTTCTTCGCTCTCAGCAAGTTCAGTTGTCAACTACATCTGCAGGTATTGGAAAGCAGTGGCCATTGAAAGGCTATTACGTTACATTGTAACATTAGCAGTGTTTGGTCTCTTAGATAACTCTTGCTCTGTGAATGATACTGAAGGTAGTACAAA
This window contains:
- the LOC134192680 gene encoding origin recognition complex subunit 3-like isoform X1, encoding MAGAETSSFTQGCFLFEARRCNSTNSNGEGFPKLQGESNEFANARLTAHKSCLLVLNRKLEDVMSAAHNHVITGVVSLVLKSYSDEVNRGRTDVPVAAVVSGVTCTESLGPLDLLIKCIRQHVTPHIATLSSKDCQNMKTLMKHFAAQLISDDDDEQSTDEASDLEEEAFISAPNKKVTKHSNFSMPVLSAWYQETGSMCRIREDLTGASPPVVVVLEDFEGFHSVVLGDFLQICSRYVDKLPLFIILGIQTSVSVIDECLSRSSLSVLRLEVFQCISASMLFDQFVDKVLFSPDLPFKIGHNLLQELAEQFLFYTHSIHQVNKGLQVAMLEHFSKMPASMLCQFDVLNDKTKQQAILEELSHEQLDQIRSLRSFRKFVEESTPLEQKILLLDDNHAKKTVVTLLDDVSNYQIRHHVGTRCLHHLTSKLPKSLLGNKLWELYVAVQTPELTMEKKLQRTIDLLRQASSEVIVEWLEPCLSELKTASESIGLKNDEVELNQRIEVLRSQQVQLSTTSADNSCSVNDTEGSTKTSACEELSIQAKTTAERKMLLANNLQRATNKQSNLSRQLAKEAVNQVCDWLELFFKSCLRHSKSVPLNEIFYFDSNSVGSMLSLSHRAALQRALTDPYSYLKTTRHKKSHSPSGIDPHWPDTCIVYKLYEECSRLINLYDWMQAFISVVSQLEETVDRSKRKQAKLRKKAEINTNLHARFIRAVSELQFLGFVKATKRKTDHVERLTWGLF
- the LOC134192680 gene encoding origin recognition complex subunit 3-like isoform X2, with the translated sequence MAGAETSSFTQGCFLFEARRCNSTNSNGEGFPKLQGESNEFANARLTAHKSCLLVLNRKLEDVMSAAHNHVITGVVSLVLKSYSDEVNRGRTDVPVAAVVSGVTCTESLGPLDLLIKCIRQHVTPHIATLSSKDCQNMKTLMKHFAAQLISDDDDEQSTDEASDLEEEAFISAPNKKVTKHSNFSMPVLSAWYQETGSMCRIREDLTGASPPVVVVLEDFEGFHSVVLGDFLQICSRYVDKLPLFIILGIQTSVSVIDECLSRSSLSVLRLEVFQCISASMLFDQFVDKVLFSPDLPFKIGHNLLQELAEQFLFYTHSIHQVNKGLQVAMLEHFSKMPASMLCQFDVLNDKTKQQAILEELSHEQLDQIRSLRSFRKFVEESTPLEQKILLLDDNHAKKTVVTLLDDVSNYQIRHHVGTRCLHHLTSKLPKSLLGNKLWELYVAVQTPELTMEKKLQRTIDLLRQASSEVIVEWLEPCLSELKTASESIGLKNDEVELNQRIEVLRSQQVQLSTTSADNSCSVNDTEGSTKTSACEELSIQAKTTAERKMLLANNLQRATNKQSNLSRQLAKEAVNQVCDWLELFFKSCLRHSKSVPLNEIFYFDSNSMLSLSHRAALQRALTDPYSYLKTTRHKKSHSPSGIDPHWPDTCIVYKLYEECSRLINLYDWMQAFISVVSQLEETVDRSKRKQAKLRKKAEINTNLHARFIRAVSELQFLGFVKATKRKTDHVERLTWGLF
- the LOC134192680 gene encoding origin recognition complex subunit 3-like isoform X3, translated to MAGAETSSFTQGCFLFEARRCNSTNSNGEGFPKLQGESNEFANARLTAHKSCLLVLNRKLEDVMSAAHNHVITGVVSLVLKSYSDEVNRGRTDVPVAAVVSGVTCTESLGPLDLLIKCIRQHVTPHIATLSSKDCQNMKTLMKHFAAQLISDDDDEQSTDEASDLEEEAFISAPNKKVTKHSNFSMPVLSAWYQETGSMCRIREDLTGASPPVVVVLEDFEGFHSVVLGDFLQICSRYVDKLPLFIILGIQTSVSVIDECLSRSSLSVLRLEVFQCISASMLFDQFVDKVLFSPDLPFKIGHNLLQELAEQFLFYTHSIHQVNKGLQVAMLEHFSKMPASMLCQFDVLNDKTKQQAILEELSHEQLDQIRSLRSFRKFVEESTPLEQKILLLDDNHAKIRHHVGTRCLHHLTSKLPKSLLGNKLWELYVAVQTPELTMEKKLQRTIDLLRQASSEVIVEWLEPCLSELKTASESIGLKNDEVELNQRIEVLRSQQVQLSTTSADNSCSVNDTEGSTKTSACEELSIQAKTTAERKMLLANNLQRATNKQSNLSRQLAKEAVNQVCDWLELFFKSCLRHSKSVPLNEIFYFDSNSVGSMLSLSHRAALQRALTDPYSYLKTTRHKKSHSPSGIDPHWPDTCIVYKLYEECSRLINLYDWMQAFISVVSQLEETVDRSKRKQAKLRKKAEINTNLHARFIRAVSELQFLGFVKATKRKTDHVERLTWGLF
- the LOC134192680 gene encoding origin recognition complex subunit 3-like isoform X4; protein product: MSAAHNHVITGVVSLVLKSYSDEVNRGRTDVPVAAVVSGVTCTESLGPLDLLIKCIRQHVTPHIATLSSKDCQNMKTLMKHFAAQLISDDDDEQSTDEASDLEEEAFISAPNKKVTKHSNFSMPVLSAWYQETGSMCRIREDLTGASPPVVVVLEDFEGFHSVVLGDFLQICSRYVDKLPLFIILGIQTSVSVIDECLSRSSLSVLRLEVFQCISASMLFDQFVDKVLFSPDLPFKIGHNLLQELAEQFLFYTHSIHQVNKGLQVAMLEHFSKMPASMLCQFDVLNDKTKQQAILEELSHEQLDQIRSLRSFRKFVEESTPLEQKILLLDDNHAKKTVVTLLDDVSNYQIRHHVGTRCLHHLTSKLPKSLLGNKLWELYVAVQTPELTMEKKLQRTIDLLRQASSEVIVEWLEPCLSELKTASESIGLKNDEVELNQRIEVLRSQQVQLSTTSADNSCSVNDTEGSTKTSACEELSIQAKTTAERKMLLANNLQRATNKQSNLSRQLAKEAVNQVCDWLELFFKSCLRHSKSVPLNEIFYFDSNSVGSMLSLSHRAALQRALTDPYSYLKTTRHKKSHSPSGIDPHWPDTCIVYKLYEECSRLINLYDWMQAFISVVSQLEETVDRSKRKQAKLRKKAEINTNLHARFIRAVSELQFLGFVKATKRKTDHVERLTWGLF